A genomic window from Silene latifolia isolate original U9 population chromosome Y, ASM4854445v1, whole genome shotgun sequence includes:
- the LOC141632149 gene encoding uncharacterized protein LOC141632149: MRGPNLSNDDRHRIGCYLFENSKDGKPIRGSINVLAAKYIVDRKTIFEVWRVAKRQREDGEALQLNSRIKGKKRRETLEVPIDRILATPMGERGSLHAFGEAIGVSATTIFNWVKQGKLRSHTSALHSSLADENMFNRLIFSLSKLSYDRISNSLKFKDMGNIVHIDEKWFYITQDGAKFFLLSEEIDPYRHCQSKSFITKVMFMAAVSRPIYDGDGNLLFDGKIGIFPFTFQDPAKRNSKNETAELLKPNQWLQ; the protein is encoded by the coding sequence ATGCGTGGCCCAAATCTATCAAATGATGATAGACATAGAATAGGATGCTATTTATTCGAGAATAGCAAGGATGGCAAACCAATAAGAGGCTCAATTAACGTTCTTGCAGCAAAATATATTGTAGACAGGAAAACTATCTTTGAAGTATGGAGGGTTGCTAAACGTCAAAGAGAAGATGGTGAAGCTTTGCAGCTGAATTCCagaattaaaggtaaaaaaaggAGGGAAACACTTGAAGTACCAATAGACAGAATATTAGCTACACCAATGGGAGAAAGGGGATCACTGCATGCATTTGGTGAAGCTATTGGTGTCTCAGCAACAACAATATTCAATTGGGTTAAACAAGGCAAACTTCGAAGCCATACATCAGCATTGCACTCAAGTCTGGCTGATGAGAACATGTTCAACAGGTTAATATTTTCACTTTCAAAGTTGAGTTATGATAGGATATCAAACTCTTTGAAGTTTAAGGACATGGGAAATATAGTCCATATTGATGAGAAATGGTTCTATATCACACAAGATGGAGCTAAGTTTTTTCTATTGAGTGAAGAAATTGATCCTTATAGACATTGTCAAAGCAAAAGTTTCATCACTAAAGTCATGTTTATGGCTGCCGTTTCAAGACCCATTTATGATGGAGATGGTAACCTTTTGTTTGATGGAAAAATAGGAATATTTCCATTTACCTTCCAAGATCCAGCTAAAAGGAATTCAAAAAATGAGACTGCTGAACTCTTGAAACCAAATCAGTGGCTTCAATAA